In Eleutherodactylus coqui strain aEleCoq1 chromosome 11, aEleCoq1.hap1, whole genome shotgun sequence, a single window of DNA contains:
- the PRR33 gene encoding proline-rich protein 33, giving the protein MLLTVTTLENPGPPSPVPPPTPPKPRKDNAKLQRLLRKAAKRSGAQASPTLATKTFRSTLSPVSEADLENTEFATPQKTKAPLTITLPPRFQLKGVIHRVPSPYPKQKFTFTLSEQQSLSQYLSLSPVSDSPSPRPMRSSSPNIQFLYPQGGNTTDRLSPRLIANNSPRACTPQTIETSPKQPVVSHFQTLTPSVIIQETDEIDTRPHSPKKEGSVNEPKINGFSTSKCEDTNSKDSSCPRSIPDQQESDKPNRTSPTSENESKTVSILATSEMTDKSEIVHDLSKVVEIPHSMSTNDIRTSVAQEPSTVNSTDYPDGQSKMTVDVLVSSTTTKTTNVTSSTDNLTTSEMVPKSEELTVLKSPEKPKPPRKKPGGGWARLVKHLVVEPEEPKFPEPQQAKDKTDKSEEKDIIQGTQSISNRANKMWDALLYHMATSTKEQEKPGSTAPPALPFFRTRLPLLLNRPRFDARKLREAASRPLRKVTAFFHRRVADKAASSATFNRTASGWSIQGEDTKKPIDDGLKQ; this is encoded by the coding sequence ATGCTACTTACAGTGACCACGCTGGAAAATCCaggccctccttcccctgttcctCCACCTACTCCCCCAAAGCCACGTAAAGACAATGCAAAGCTTCAGCGACTGCTACGGAAAGCTGCGAAGAGAAGTGGAGCGCAAGCCTCTCCAACACTGGCCACTAAAACCTTCCGGTCAACTCTCTCTCCTGTGAGTGAAGCAGATTTGGAGAATACCGAGTTTGCAACTCCCCAGAAAACCAAAGCACCCCTTACCATTACCCTGCCCCCACGATTTCAGCTCAAGGGAGTAATCCACCGAGTGCCTTCTCCATACCCAAAACAGAAGTTCACCTTCACTCTAAGTGAGCAACAAAGTCTCAGCCAGTATCTGAGTCTTAGCCCAGTTTCTGATTCACCATCACCTCGCCCCATGAGATCCAGCTCCCCTAATATTCAGTTCCTATACCCACAAGGAGGCAACACTACTGATCGTTTATCACCAAGGCTCATTGCCAACAATAGTCCAAGAGCTTGTACACCACAAACCATAGAAACCTCTCCAAAACAGCCAGTTGTGTCTCACTTTCAGACTTTAACTCCCTCTGTTATAATACAGGAGACAGATGAAATTGACACAAGACCTCATTCACCCAAAAAAGAGGGATCTGTGAATGAACCAAAAATTAATGGATTTTCCACATCAAAATGTGAGGACACAAACTCAAAAGATTCTAGCTGTCCGAGATCAATTCCTGATCAGCAGGAGTCAGACAAACCCAACAGAACTAGTCCTACTTCAGAAAATGAATCAAAGACAGTTTCTATATTGGCAACTTCAGAGATGACAGATAAGAGCGAGATTGTTCATGATCTTTCCAAGGTTGTGGAGATTCCACACAGTATGTCAACTAATGATATCAGAACAAGTGTGGCTCAAGAACCATCTACAGTCAACTCCACAGATTATCCTGATGGACAGTCAAAGATGACTGTTGATGTCCTAGTTTCTTCAACAACAACTAAAACCACCAATGTTACCTCAAGTACAGACAATTTAACTACTTCAGAAATGGTTCCCAAGTCAGAGGAGTTAACAGTCTTAAAGTCACCTGAGAAACCAAAGCCACCAAGGAAGAAGCCAGGTGGAGGATGGGCAAGACTTGTCAAGCACCTTGTGGTTGAACCAGAAGAGCCAAAGTTTCCTGAACCACAACAAGCAAAGGACAAAACTGATAAATCAGAGGAGAAAGATATTATTCAAGGGACTCAGAGCATATCAAATCGTGCTAACAAGATGTGGGATGCTTTACTCTACCATATGGCTACATCAACTAAGGAACAAGAAAAGCCGGGGTCAACAGCTCCCCCAGCACTTCCCTTTTTCCGCACTCGTTTGCCCCTTCTCCTCAACAGGCCTCGGTTTGATGCCAGAAAACTAAGAGAAGCTGCTTCACGGCCCCTCCGTAAAGTGACCGCTTTCTTCCATAGGCGAGTAGCAGACAAAGCAGCAAGCTCAGCCACTTTCAACAGAACTGCATCTGGATGGAGCATTCAAGGGGAGGATACAAAGAAACCAATCGATGATGGTCTGAAACAGTGA
- the LSP1 gene encoding lymphocyte-specific protein 1 isoform X1 has product MSDSEDTQRQDACGEQTFEDNLEETQRLTTQWSVEDEEEAARERRRKERQQQDELGSEGQSPEDGAEETCSPADEHVGLKPAGAWETEEDEGFSDWSQKLEQRKLKGAAQVAEEREELRPMEVEQSRVVETMEEEAGDQLPKAEEEEDEGTSRYEAVEMNYELEPCNYDHRSNETETLMVTSNQWETRESHDNEEENRTPSPYPREEAENFERGRRQDTFEPYNDQGESYNERWRSEEVKRQSVSSDGEDNEGNITVKVTERAEVLNRSIQKSNSIKRSEPPLPIHKIDDRLEQYTQAIETSSKTGRLVRTPSLEMLSPVDAVTNKKNMWESGEVTMASKLSPCKDTEGINIGVSEMINQWGKGKSDPDGNAAPQKITEVKPGEVLSKKSLWEQNSKSVQSNKSGTPKYKFVPTGHGKYEKVRMEEP; this is encoded by the exons ATTGACCACTCAGTGGAGTGTGGAAGATGAAGAGGAAGCTGCGAGGGAGCGGCGCAGAAAAGAGAGGCAGCAGCAGGACGAGCTGGGCAGCGAGGGGCAGTCTCCGGAGGATGGAGCTGAAGAGACCTGCTCTCCGGCAGATGAGCA CGTGGGACTGAAGCCAGCTGGAGCCTGGGAGACCGAGGAAGATGAGGGGTTCAGTGACTGGTCACAGAAGTTGGAGCAAAGGAAGCTGAAAGGAGCCGCTCAAGTCGCAGAAGAAAGGGAAGAATTAAGACCCATGGAAGTAGAACAGAGCAGAGTTGTAGAAACTATGGAGGAAGAAGCTGGAGATCAACTGCCAAAAGcagaagaggaagaagatgaaGGGACTTCCCGCTACGAAGCAGTAGAG ATGAATTATGAACTGGAACCCTGCAATTATGATCACCGCAGCAATGAGACCGAGACACTGATGGTCACTTCCAATCAATGGGAAACCAG AGAGTCTCATGATAATGAAGAAGAGAACCGAACACCAAGTCCATATCCAAGAGAAGAAGCTGAAAACTTTGAGCGAGGGAGAAGACAAGATACATTTGAGCCTTACAATGATCAG GGAGAGTCCTATAATGAGAGATGGAGGTCTGAAGAAGTAAAAAGGCAGTCAGTGAGCAGTGATGGAGAAGACAATGAAGGGAATATTACAGTGAAG GTTACTGAGAGAGCCGAGGTTCTGAATCGCTCCATCCAGAAGAG CAATAGTATTAAGAGAAGTGAGCCACCTCTCCCGATACATAAGATTGACGATCGTCTGGAGCAATACACTCAAGCTATAGAG ACGTCCTCTAAGACGGGCCGCTTGGTTCGGACTCCATCTCTAGAAATGCTGAGTCCGGTAGACGCAGTAACAAACAAGAAGAATATGTGGGAGTCTGGGGAGGTCACCATGGCATCTAAACTTTCCCCTTGCAAG GACACAGAAGGCATAAACATTGGCGTATCAGAAATGATCAACCAGTGGGGTAAAGGAAAATCTGATCCAGACGGCAATGCAGCACCTCAAAAAATAACA GAGGTGAAGCCGGGAGAGGTTCTCAGCAAAAAGAGCTTATGGGAGCAGAACTCCAAGTCAGTACAGAGTAATAAG AGTGGGACACCAAAATACAAATTTGTTCCAACTGGACATGGAAAATATGAGAAGGTCAGGATGGAGGAGCCTTGA
- the LSP1 gene encoding lymphocyte-specific protein 1 isoform X2, with product MSTSLLRRDSSKKNLQNLLKLTTQWSVEDEEEAARERRRKERQQQDELGSEGQSPEDGAEETCSPADEHVGLKPAGAWETEEDEGFSDWSQKLEQRKLKGAAQVAEEREELRPMEVEQSRVVETMEEEAGDQLPKAEEEEDEGTSRYEAVEMNYELEPCNYDHRSNETETLMVTSNQWETRESHDNEEENRTPSPYPREEAENFERGRRQDTFEPYNDQGESYNERWRSEEVKRQSVSSDGEDNEGNITVKVTERAEVLNRSIQKSNSIKRSEPPLPIHKIDDRLEQYTQAIETSSKTGRLVRTPSLEMLSPVDAVTNKKNMWESGEVTMASKLSPCKDTEGINIGVSEMINQWGKGKSDPDGNAAPQKITEVKPGEVLSKKSLWEQNSKSVQSNKSGTPKYKFVPTGHGKYEKVRMEEP from the exons ATTGACCACTCAGTGGAGTGTGGAAGATGAAGAGGAAGCTGCGAGGGAGCGGCGCAGAAAAGAGAGGCAGCAGCAGGACGAGCTGGGCAGCGAGGGGCAGTCTCCGGAGGATGGAGCTGAAGAGACCTGCTCTCCGGCAGATGAGCA CGTGGGACTGAAGCCAGCTGGAGCCTGGGAGACCGAGGAAGATGAGGGGTTCAGTGACTGGTCACAGAAGTTGGAGCAAAGGAAGCTGAAAGGAGCCGCTCAAGTCGCAGAAGAAAGGGAAGAATTAAGACCCATGGAAGTAGAACAGAGCAGAGTTGTAGAAACTATGGAGGAAGAAGCTGGAGATCAACTGCCAAAAGcagaagaggaagaagatgaaGGGACTTCCCGCTACGAAGCAGTAGAG ATGAATTATGAACTGGAACCCTGCAATTATGATCACCGCAGCAATGAGACCGAGACACTGATGGTCACTTCCAATCAATGGGAAACCAG AGAGTCTCATGATAATGAAGAAGAGAACCGAACACCAAGTCCATATCCAAGAGAAGAAGCTGAAAACTTTGAGCGAGGGAGAAGACAAGATACATTTGAGCCTTACAATGATCAG GGAGAGTCCTATAATGAGAGATGGAGGTCTGAAGAAGTAAAAAGGCAGTCAGTGAGCAGTGATGGAGAAGACAATGAAGGGAATATTACAGTGAAG GTTACTGAGAGAGCCGAGGTTCTGAATCGCTCCATCCAGAAGAG CAATAGTATTAAGAGAAGTGAGCCACCTCTCCCGATACATAAGATTGACGATCGTCTGGAGCAATACACTCAAGCTATAGAG ACGTCCTCTAAGACGGGCCGCTTGGTTCGGACTCCATCTCTAGAAATGCTGAGTCCGGTAGACGCAGTAACAAACAAGAAGAATATGTGGGAGTCTGGGGAGGTCACCATGGCATCTAAACTTTCCCCTTGCAAG GACACAGAAGGCATAAACATTGGCGTATCAGAAATGATCAACCAGTGGGGTAAAGGAAAATCTGATCCAGACGGCAATGCAGCACCTCAAAAAATAACA GAGGTGAAGCCGGGAGAGGTTCTCAGCAAAAAGAGCTTATGGGAGCAGAACTCCAAGTCAGTACAGAGTAATAAG AGTGGGACACCAAAATACAAATTTGTTCCAACTGGACATGGAAAATATGAGAAGGTCAGGATGGAGGAGCCTTGA